A section of the Passer domesticus isolate bPasDom1 chromosome 33, bPasDom1.hap1, whole genome shotgun sequence genome encodes:
- the LOC135288574 gene encoding olfactory receptor 14J1-like yields MSNSSSISHFLLLALADTRQLQLLHFCLLLGISLAALLGNGLIISAVACGQHLHTPMFFFLLNLALSDLGSICTTVPKAMHNSLWDTRNISYTGCAAQLFFFLLFISAELSLLTIMCYDRYVSICRPLHYGTLLGSRACAHMAAAAWASAFLYSLLHTADTFSLPLCHGNALGQFFCEIPQILKLSCSKSHLREMGLLAVSACLVFGCFVFIVFSYVQIFRAVLRIPSEQGRHKAFSTCLPHLAVLSLFLSTGTFTYLKPSSISSPSLDLALSVLYSVVPPALNPLIYSLRNQELKAAVRRLITRCFQKY; encoded by the coding sequence atgtccaacagcagctccatcagccacttcctgctgctggcattggcagacacgcggcagctgcagctcctgcacttctgcctcttgctgggcatctccctggctgccctcctgggcaacggcctcatcatcagcgccgtagcctgcggccagcacctgcacacgcccatgttcttcttcctgctcaacctggccctcagcgacctgggctccatctgcaccactgtccccaaagccatgcacaattccctctgggacaccaggaacatctcctacaccggatgtgctgcacagctctttttctttttgctcttcatctcagcagagctttccctcctgaccatcatgtgctacgaccgctatgtgtccatctgcagacccctgcactacgggaccctcctgggcagcagagcttgtgcccacatggcagcagctgcctgggccagtgcctttctctattctctgctgcacacagccgatacattttccctgcccctgtgccatggcaatgccctgggccagtttttctgtgaaatcccacagatcctcaagctctcctgctccaaatcccatCTCAGGGAAATGGGGCTTCTTGCTGTAAGTGCCTGTTTGgtatttggttgttttgtgttcattgttttctcctatgtgcagatcttcagggctgtgctgaggatcccctctgagcagggacggcacaaagctttttccacctgcctccctcacctggccgtgCTCTCCCTCTTCCTCAGCACTGGCACATTTACGTACCTGAAACCgtcctccatctcctccccatccctggatctggccttgtcagttctgtactcggtagtgcctccagccctgaacccccttatctacagcctgaggaaccaggagctcaaggctgcagtgaggagactgatAACTCGatgttttcagaaatattaa